One genomic window of Apus apus isolate bApuApu2 chromosome 9, bApuApu2.pri.cur, whole genome shotgun sequence includes the following:
- the DENND6A gene encoding protein DENND6A, with product MSLRERSAAGAGRAAGDAAAGGAAAAALAEPEGPERCLSLLPWDRFSAWLHCVCVVGFDLELGQAVEVIYPPHSKLTDKEKTNICYLSFPDSNSGCLGDTQFCFRFRRSTGRKVSLCCFLDQLDRDLPVYLKKDPAYYYGYVYFRQVRDKSLKRGYFQKSLVLISKLPYVHLFRTMLKQIAPEYFEKSEAFLEAVCSDVDRWPPPSPGKILHLPIMGIIMKLRIPTYRDKPGTTPVVQNMHQADAQISMALPTVHEVDLFRCFCPVFFHIQMLWELVLLGEPLVVMAPSPSESSETVLALVSCISPLKYCSDFRPYFTIHDSEFKEYTTRTQAPPSVILGVTNPFFAKTLQHWPHIIRIGDIKLPGEVPKQVKVKKLKNLKTLDSKPGVYTSYKPYLNKDEEIVKQLHKGVQQKRPTEAQSVILRRYFLELTESFIIPLERYVASLMPLQKCISPWKSPPQLRQFSQDDFLKTLEKAGPQLTSGLKGDWIGLYRHFLKSPNFDGWFRSRQKEMTQKLEALHLEALCNENLVFWSQKHTEVETVDLVLKLKNKLLQADREQLPVKTDTLKKLQTHINDIILALPDDLQDILLKTGTT from the exons ATGTCGCTGCGGGAGCGGAGCGCGGCGGGCGCCGGGCGGGCTGCGGGGGACGCGGCTGCGGGGGGCGCGGCGGCCGCGGCGCTGGCCGAGCCCGAAGGTCCGGAGCGGTGCCTGTCGCTGCTGCCTTGGGACCGTTTCTCGGCCTGGCTGCACTGCGTGTGCGTGGTGGGCTTCGACCTGGAGCTGGGTCAGGCCGTGGAG gtaATATATCCTCCACATTCAAAACTCACAGATAAAGAG AAAACCAATATTTGCTATTTGTCTTTTCCAGATTCTAATTCAG GTTGTCTTGGGGACACACAGTTTTGTTTTAGATTTAGAAGGTCTACTGGAAGGAAAGTCTCATTGTGTTGTTTTCTGGACCAATTGGATAGAGATCTACCAGTTTACTTAAAG AAAGATCCAGCATATTACTATGGCTATGTGTATTTCAGACAAGTTCGAGATAAATCATTGAAAAGAGGCTACTTCCAGAAG tcactggTCCTCATCAGCAAACTGCCTTATGTCCATCTCTTTCGTACCATGCTTAAGCAAATAGCACcagaatattttgaaaaaagtgAAGCTTTCCTGGAAGCAG tttgtAGTGATGTAGATCGTTGGCCACCACCAAGTCCAGGCAAAATACTGCATTTGCCCATTATGGGCATTATAATGAAG ttgCGGATTCCGACCTATCGTGACAAGCCTGGAACAACGCCAGTAGTACAGAATATGCATCAG GCAGATGCTCAGATCTCTATGGCTTTACCAACTGTTCATGAAGTGGATCTTTTCAG GTGCTTCTGTCCAGTATTCTTTCACATTCAGATGCTTTGGGAACTGGTACTGCTCGGAGAACCACTGGTTGTGATGGCACCTTCACCATCAGAATCTTCAGAAACAGTGCTGGCACTCGTTAG CTGTATTTCACCCTTGAAGTACTGCAGTGATTTCAGGCCATACTTTACCATACATGACAGTGAATTCAAAGAATACACAACTCGCACGCAGGCCCC GCCATCTGTCATTCTAGGGGTGACAAATCCTTTTTTTGCTAAAACACTTCAGCACTGGCCTCACATTATCAGAATTGGAGATATTAAACTTCCAG GTGAAGTTCCAAAGCAGGTGAAAGTGAAAAAACTGAAGAACCTAAAAACTCTGGACTCCAAACCTG gtgtTTATACCTCTTACAAGCCATACTTGAACAAGGATGAAGAAATTGTTAAACAGTTACACAAG ggtGTACAACAGAAACGTCCCACAGAAGCACAGAGTGTGATTCTTCGGCGGTATTTTCTGGAATTGACAGAAAGTTTCATTATTCCATTA gAACGCTATGTGGCAAGCCTAATGCCTTTGCAAAAATGCATATCACCATGGAAG AGTCCACCACAGCTGAGGCAGTTTAGCCAAGATGACTTCCTGAAGACACTGGAAAAAGCAGGACCACAGCTCACATCGGGTTTAAAAGGCGACTGGATAGGACTTTACAG GCATTTTTTGAAGTCACCCAACTTTGATGGCTGGTTTAGGAGCCGGCAGAAAGAAATGACACAGAAGTTGGAGGCTCTTCATTTAGAAGCACTATGTAATGAG aACTTGGTTTTCTGGAGTCAGAAGCATACTGAAGTAGAAACAGTGGATCTTGTCTTAAAGTTAAAGAATAAACTG TTGCAGGCTGACAGAGAACAGCTTCCTGTGAAAACTGACACACTGAAAAAGCTGCAGACACACATCAATGACATTATACTAGCACTTCCAGATGACTTACAGGACATCTTGCTTAAAACTGGCACAACCTGA